Within Hydractinia symbiolongicarpus strain clone_291-10 chromosome 11, HSymV2.1, whole genome shotgun sequence, the genomic segment ATGAGGTTGGTAACTGCGTAAAAAACGATTCATGATCTTTACCCGTGTAGACTAGCAATACGGCGctgaaaagaacttttaaacagtAGGATACTATGTGTAAATTGATATCGTATTTGTTGATGTTAAACTCTTCGAACAACCTTATCCTcggggcatcttgtatctttttccACATTGTGACGGCATTACTAATATTCGTATCACCGTgccaatgtcaaaaaaatacgaaaaaaacCTGGGGATGAAGTTGACTCTTCGAAGTTATTTTCCACTTGCAAAATATCGGATTTATAAAACTCAGTGGTAAAGTGAATAATGGAATTCCATAGGTGGATACACTACACTAGCAGGAAATATCTACTATGACTGATCCAACTTCATTCCCAGTCCCTAAAAAGCGCGTCTACATATAAAGGTGAAGTACTCACTAGTACGCGTTGAAACGGTATGCTCCATGGATTTCGAATCGATGCGGAAGCGTTTAAAACATCATGATGGAACTCCACCACAGTTGTTGAAATACCGCGCAGTTTATCCGTACCGATGCATTGCTTTTTTGCTGGATTATTAACTTTATTAATACATATCTGGAAACTATATGCACATTTTCTTGAGATTTCCCTACATTCTACCAAaccattagaaaaaaaatttgtaactcCATCATATTTTACAAGTTCAATCTCCAGAATACCAGAACAATTTGTGAGCTAGGTAAAGTTTAATAAGAGACAGTTATCAAAAATATCTCGTGTAAAACTAAGAAAAAGTGTCAGGATCAGTGAGATAAATATCCTATTTACGGGCAACTTTCGGCTGTTTGTTAAGAAAACGATAAAAAGGCAATAATTGGCAAACCCTAACTCTAACCCGTTGACTTTGGGAGGATGTATTACTTTCAAATTTAATCCACGCCCTGTCTGGGGTACCGGATACCTAACGCAGGGTATTTTGGCGGGAGTAGATTTGGCGAAATCGGCGGAATTTAATATAGCCGAAAGGAATGTTAGATTTGGCGGGAATATAATTTCGTGGAGTTTTGTCAAATCCATCAATTTTCCTTTTCGCCAATATTTTTTCCCTTTGAGgtagaataaaaaagttaatttgaaTCTCCATTTTTCTTCTACGGTGAAAGGCTTACTGAAAAGAAGAATTACTTAAACCACTTACCCCAAGATAACttagcagagacagacagataaAAACACTGGTCTGGTTGAACATCTCGATACTACAACTTTTCAAAGATGATTATAAAAGTGCTGACGAACTCACAAGTTGTATTGATGCTCTCCATCATTGATCTTCCATCCCTCGTTTTATCAGCATTCGACTTTGTAATATAACTCACAGCGAAGAAGTGTTCAAAACATTGACACGAGGTAAACATACACCATTCTGTTTAGTGGCTACCTATTTTTTTACTCCTTTatttttaatcttattttttgtcGCAACAACTTTGCAACATGATGATGAAAGTTATCCTTTTTCCGTCATCACGAATTTTTGCCGCCTTCGTTGTTTACTCACGAagataaatatataaacaaacatgACGTTAAAACAAAGGGGATTTTGACTTTGCGAACGAACTCGTTATAAACATAAACCCACACATCGCTAATATTATCTTTTCAAATCCTTTTTAGTCCAGGAAAACATGAGTTGGTAAAATCTCCGCTATTAAAGCCGCGAAATCGCAAACATttctttttaagtaaattttctgtaaaaatgtttGAACCGTCCTTATATATCCTTATGGATTTACGAAGAGAGCAATGCCCTGCTGTAAATAAAACGTGTGTTTGAAAACCAAACATTGTTACTCAATCTCAGCAAGGCTTGCCTCATATTTAAAAAGCCATAAAAGGCCTAAGTTCAAGCTTTGTTATAACCATTGGTTACGTTGATGGTATTTCCATAGTTTCCTTTACAAATAGACGACTTTGGTGACCACAACTGGGACCTTAGGTTTTGTAAAAGATTTAACAACATTAAAATAGATCTTGCAAGAagtaaaaaatgctttattacaaaatataatacaaaaagtttaaaacaggTACAAAATTTTCGgcatcttaaaattttttttccatcttTTCTATGTGCTGTCTACTATATACATCAATATAATATTTACATCGTCCCATTGATAATTGACGAGTTAATGCTCATATCCATTTGACTTCACTTTCACGCAAAAATGTCCAggagattttttttaacacttaAATAAAAACCTAACTTTGCGATAGTGCGCATGCGCTACAGCGTAAAGTGCAGTCAAATGGAAACAACCTTTAAACAATTTAGAAACATccattccatcagaaggattcATATTTCCCTTTATTAtctaaaataaatcaaatattAAGAAAATATCAACAATAAATTGATATGAAGAATGACAGAAAAAACGCAGCAAACGTTTCGTCAATTTGCTGCAATTTCGGAAAACTTGAAATTCCTATCGCAACTGCTGATGACATATTAATATCTAATTGAAAATTCTTTGTAGGCACAAAATACGTTTAAAAAATTCTCTCTCGCTTCTTATTTAACATAGGTGTATGGATTTTTTGATGGAAAAATGGGACAACAATCATTTCCAGTGTCAAATTTTTTGactaaacataatttttaaatttcaatattttggcGCTTTTAGTGAAAATACTTCCTCGCACAATACTTCGCGAATAAGCTTTTTTGGCAAAATAATTTCTAACTTCTTATCAACTGAAAACTGCAGAAAAGGAGTTGTAATTTCTTTAAATGCATCAGTGGGTGCAAGGTTGTATTATAAGAAAACGTTTTTCTCCACATCTATATATGTATGTACTTACACCGTCTCCTGATGACGATTGCAATAACGATGATAACGGCGATTGCCGCAATGCAACCAATAGCAACGCCGACTTTAATGACAACATCATTTTTGTGGCCGTTTATGGATGACTCTGAttcataaatgaaaataaagttaGTCAGTAGTGTGCTATACAACAAACACAGTTTAAAGAAGTCGACGTAATGTTTTGACTCTCAGTAAGGCTTCTTATTCAAGGGCTGCTTTTATAGGAAGAGGGTGGGGCAGGGTGGGGCGCTTGTTGTAATTAGATTATTATCTCTGGTACTCAAGTACAATAAATGATACGGAGGAGTTGCTCAATCTTAAAAGTGAAActtgaaagaagaaaaaaaatagagaaatataaatattaatattttgaaaTGATTTAAAAAGATTCcttgtgaaaaatgaaaaaaataactgTGTTTATTACTTTAAATTTGGATAAGCGCCCCTCTGGCTAAGAAATGGTGTAGAACGCTAAAGGGTACTTGACATAGTTAACCATCATATCGTTGCAACAGAGAAAAATGACTGATCTAAGATAGTATAGTCAATTTGCTAAGTTACCTAGTGTTTTGAAGTACCAATCATGTGCCCTAAATACTCGATTAGGCCCCCTGTGGATTTATTTGTCAGAAATGAAATGATTGAGCATTTTGAAACAGGGGGCTTATTGGAAGGGTGAGATTTCTAAGTGGCAACTTTAATGGTCACCATTCAGAGATaatttattgaatttctttGTTTAAGAAGGAAAAATGTGAAAACCAAATTATCCAAAGGCGGAAATTTTCTCTCGCTTGACGAAATGGTTATGACTGTATACAACTGCTACTGAGGAAAAAATGTGCAAGCCTAACCATAGAGTATTTTTCTTCCACAATAAATGTATTGAACTCAAGTAAACTTCAATGGGGTTTATTCAAAGGGAGAGCTTATTGGAAGGAGAGGATTATTTACGGTATCAAATACCCTTCATACCCTTCGTTGGTCCAATATTGTCAAATTTTGTGGAAGTCATTTGAGTAGTTGGAATATCGGGTGTTGTTGTTGAACAAGTTGTTGTTGATGGAGTTGCAGTAGTGGTCgttatattttctaaaataaaagaataacttGAAATAAACTTGATACTTACAGGACCAGAGATTTTGTCCCTTTAGCGACGTGTCCCTCTTGGAGATTTGTTTTGCTAATTTTTGAGAAAAACGTGGGAACATTTTGCTCCAAAGTCGGAGATCCATTGGATATGTCATATTACCCTTTACACCTCCCTAGTTGGCAAAGAAACAATTATGAAAGACAATTTGGcttgaagaaataaaattttgctcaatagaaaagtttttagaaattttgGGTAGTAACATGAAAGTATTGTAAACAGGTGTTTAGACCATAGACTCTTTTTTATGACTATGTTTAGAtaaaaagagaaacaataaaatCTTGATTCCTGATATTCTTTGTTTGCTTTATAGAAGTAAATTCTGGGGAAATAGTTTCGTGGGACCTGAAGGAGGTGTCGCTTTGAAAACTGTCTGCTTTAGAAAGGTTTTAATATAATGGTTTATTAGGAAATTGTTCCagagtaacatttttttaagaatgtctGCTTTAGAGAATGTCCGCTTTAACGAAAGCAAAGCTTTGCTAAGTCCGACCCATATACGTTTTACTCTCGTAACTTACCTACAATACAATCGCTTGTTACATTCATCCAACCATCAAGGCAAactttttctccagttttttcaTCGCAAGTATAATGTCCCGTCGCGTTGTCTTGTGGTACGCAATATAGCTTGGTACAGTCGGGTAGAACGTAGTTCGGAATGCAACTTTTTCTATATAGCAAAGATCAGGTcatataaatgattttttattccTTACAGAAACCCTTTTTATTACAATCTGCTGTTAAATCATTTTTGGTTGGAACTCCTAACACTCAATATTTTAAATCTCATCGCTACTAAACATGGCAgcgttttctaaattttaattgGTTATTGAAAGTAATAAGCGCTGCAAAGAGTATGCTGACTCCTTTTAACTTTCAAAGCTACCAAAATTGCGGACGTTGCGGCCTGAAAAAAGATCTAATGCGCATGTTCAGATACTGAAACTTCTGGATGGCAGCTATTTTTGTCTTATTGTTGTTTTCTCGTCGTCAAAAATCATCAAACTTAGAAAGCGCAAAGAATAGTTACCATTTTACAGGCTTCAATTTTCAAACATGGCTCCGCAATTATGGTTTTATTCCTGTTTTAGTGTACTTGAAGACTTGGTAAAGAAATTTTTGGCAGATTTGTCTGTCAGTGATTATTGAAATTTTGAAATGTGGTTGTTTTTGGCCAAATTCTTGAAaacttaaaggggctacggttAAAATGCTTACATTCCgtgcgcacatattaaaaatccaacgcgttttgcgcaatgaacagaccagcgcactttgctcgctggttcaaaatattttcgaaaagtatatcacaaagaaatatttcagcgagaCTCATTCTAGATGAAagcatgaccaaggctggagaagataacaattctagatatatctatatgttcgagtctgtaaattacatatatGTCGAAAAAATACCCAGTTTGATTTTCGCAGCCATCATCTCGACTTTCGGGTAAGTCACTAacgtcgaaaaccaacagccgttccgtagcccatAAAAAAATACAGTTGGTGGATGATATCGCTTTAAATTAGTCAATGTTTAGGCCAGGTGTACACCGTTGAAAATGCTAGTTTCAGTTTCTGCAAGGTCAAGGTAAGGCTGTTTTTCACTTCTGGAAAATTTCCCGCTGAACAAAACTGACAAGATAATGTCGATAATTTCCACTTTATTTTAATGCGCATATTTTAACCTATAGTCTACATTAGACGAACAATTTAAAACTCATTTAATTTACAGCTTAAGTAACACAACTAACGTGACTTAGCGCCTAGTGTGGACCGGGCTTAAATATACAAAGTAATCAATGTGTCACGGCAATAACCTCGATTCCAGGATCTGTTGTCTCATTTTATATATCTGACTGCGAGACGAACATTTTTTTCTCCACCTATCAGTAAGCGCAGCGCCAGTGAGAGACAAAAAGCTCTGGGCACGAAACTAGTAAATCAGTATACCACAATTCGTTCTTTTTTAGAGCCAATAAAATAACCTGACTTTTAAAGACCTAACTTCGCAGTAAACATTGTAAGCATGGACAACAAAAGCATCGAACATCCAAGCTAtggtgtggctataaaaatgttGTACTTGTGGCTGTGATATTTGACATTTGGAAGTTTTTCCtagaaatttttttcaatgttgTATGTGTTAAGATTGGAACTTACATGACCTTCAGGTCAAGCTTCTTAACCTGGAAATTGTTACCGGAAGACATGTTGAATTCTTGTTGGTAGATTTTGGCTTgaatattttgcaaaacatgGAGCTGAGTATTGAAACGTGCCACCAGATCTCTTCGTTGACTGACAATGTTATACACCTCGATATTGATATCCAATTTttccttaaaataaaatttgttgagtAATTATTCTCATTTTTTGTCATGGGTGGAAAGAAATACAAAGATAGGAGAATAATTGAATGATTGGgtgaatgaatgaacgaatgaataaataattggCATGCATGAACGAACGTTTTTACACTGGGCATTTATAGCAGTGTTGAAACGGAGAATGTAAATAGTACTCAACGCCTAAggacctttttttatttttttagcgcaaAACAGAAGATAGCGAACCATTTTTCTTCCCAGGGCTATTTGAGATATACCTAGAGGTCTGAGCTTAAAAGAACTCCTACTGATATTTCACACAACTCAGTCGGCAGTCACGATGAAAAAATCAAGAAAGTTTTTGGTACAAAATGGAAAACACATAGAGT encodes:
- the LOC130613689 gene encoding neurogenic locus protein delta-like isoform X2 translates to MDINLILSWFGLMLLFLKSTECNKKIDIFFVSYSNPHHTTADSKCCQIETSDCRHKCDNEFDVCITDPSIAAACNYAKVETEGFYFDVFGFHLGLENNLQNPVEKLLNVWPEKLDINIEVYNIVSQRRDLVARFNTQLHVLQNIQAKIYQQEFNMSSGNNFQVKKLDLKVIKSCIPNYVLPDCTKLYCVPQDNATGHYTCDEKTGEKVCLDGWMNVTSDCIVENITTTTATPSTTTCSTTTPDIPTTQMTSTKFDNIGPTKESSINGHKNDVVIKVGVAIGCIAAIAVIIVIAIVIRRRYNKGKYESF
- the LOC130613689 gene encoding neurogenic locus protein delta-like isoform X1 — encoded protein: MPHFSERKESFTSAFKMLNIAFMLIFLFSYLQSTECNKKIDIFFVSYSNPHHTTADSKCCQIETSDCRHKCDNEFDVCITDPSIAAACNYAKVETEGFYFDVFGFHLGLENNLQNPVEKLLNVWPEKLDINIEVYNIVSQRRDLVARFNTQLHVLQNIQAKIYQQEFNMSSGNNFQVKKLDLKVIKSCIPNYVLPDCTKLYCVPQDNATGHYTCDEKTGEKVCLDGWMNVTSDCIVENITTTTATPSTTTCSTTTPDIPTTQMTSTKFDNIGPTKESSINGHKNDVVIKVGVAIGCIAAIAVIIVIAIVIRRRYNKGKYESF